CTGTTTATCGCAGTAGCTGTCTGACTTCTCAATGTTTGCACTTTTGAGAAGTCTAGTCACCTTGCGGGGGCAGTAAGACGGAATCTTTGTAACACATGAGATTTCTGTACTGCTCCCAAAACCGACAATGAATGGGTGCGCTGGGAATTAATAAACGGTGTTCCAAAAGCAGGATTTTCGACAGAACTCCCGCGATTTCGGCAAAATTTGGAAATCAATTTTGCTCATCGCTCGGTTCTGCTCAAATCCTAAGCGCTTTTGTCACAACCTCCCTCAGCCCCTGGGAACGCGAGTCCAAGACGGCAATCGTATGCATGTGGCATGTTCAAAAAGAATTGACGGCAATCGTATGCATGTGACATGTTCAAAAAGGAATGCATGCATATGACAGCTTCTAAAAAATGTGCACGATATACGTATGAACTTTAGATATCAATAAGTAAAAGTGCTATAATAAAAGTTATGAAAATTAAAGGAGTCACCAACGATGTATGATATCAAGGAATGGCGTCACATCTTTAAACTTGATCCTGCTAAAGAGATTTCAGACGCCGATTTAGAACAGATTTGTATGTCAAATACGGACGCCATTATGATTGGTGGCACAGATGATGTCACTGAAGATAATGTCATTCAGTTAATGAGTCGCGTCCGCCGTTATCCACTACCGTTAGCCTTAGAAATTTCAAATCTTGAGAGTACGATGCCAGGATTTGATTTTTATTTTGTGCCAACAGTGTTGAATAGTACTGATGTGACATACCATAATGGATTATTACATAGTGCGCTTAAAGCCTATGGACACATGATTGATTTTGATGAAATGGTGTTTGAAGGTTATGTCGTGTTGAATCCGGAAAGCAAGGTCGCAACAAAGACATGTGCACAAACCACATTAGATGAATCAGATGTTGTGGCATATGCGCAAATGGCTGAATCGTTTTATCGTTTGCCCGTTCTTTATTTAGAATACAGTGGGCAATATGGCAATCCTGAAATTGTCCGTGCAGCAAAACAATCGCTTCACCATACGCAATTGTTTTATGGTGGGGGAATTGATGGCTTAGATAAAGCGATGGCAATGGCACAAATAGCAGATACGATTATTGTAGGTAACGTCATTTATGAAGATTTAAAAGCAGCACTAAAAACGACGAAAATAAAGGAGAGAACATAATGAATCCACTCGTTGCAAATATGAATAAAGAACAGAGTGAAGCGGTGCGTACGACTGAGGGACCGCTTTTAATTATGGCAGGTGCAGGTTCTGGTAAAACGAGAGTACTCACGCATCGAATTGCCTATTTATTAGATGAAAAAGATGTATCTCCATACAATATATTAGCGATTACTTTTACAAATAAAGCGGCAAAGGAAATGAAAGAACGTGTGCAAGCACTAGTAGGTGAAGAGGCAGAAGTGATTTGGATGTCAACATTCCACTCTATGTGTGTGCGCATTTTACGACGTGACGCCGATCGAATTGGTATTGAACGCAACTTTACTATTATCGATCCAACCGACCAAAAGTCAGTCATTAAAGATGTTTTAAAACGAGAAAATATCGACCCGAAAAAGTATGAACCGAAAATTTTTATTGGAGAAATTAGTAAACTTAAAAACGATTTATTGACACCTGCCAAAGCTGAGGCAGAAGCAGATGATTTTTATTCACGCATGGTCGCTACGGTATACAAGGGCTATCAACAACAACTCGTTCGTAACCAAGCATTAGATTTCGATGATTTGATTATGACGACGATTCGATTGTTTGAACGTGTGCCGGACGTGTTAGATTTTTATCAAAACAAATTCCAATATATCCATGTAGATGAATATCAAGATACGAACACAGCGCAATATACATTGGTGAATATGTTAGCGCAAAAGTTTAAAAACCTATGTGTTGTAGGGGATTCAGACCAGTCTATTTACGGTTGGCGTGGCGCAAACATTCACAACATTTTATCGTTTGAAAAAGATTATCCGAATGCGCGTACCATCTTTTTAGAGCAAAACTATCGTTCGACAAAGACGATTTTACAAGCGGCTAACGAGGTCATTCGTCATAATACTGAACGTAAACCTAAAGGACTATGGACAGCAAACCAACAAGGTGAAAAAATTCATTATTATGAAGCGATGAGTGAGCGTGATGAAACTGAGTATGTCGTGAGAGAAATTTTTAAACAGCAAAAAAAGGGTAAACGTTATAAAGATATGGCGGTACTGTATCGAACAAACGCCCAATCACGTGTGCTCGAGGAAACATTTTTGAAATCCACTATTCCTTATGTCATGGTCGGCGGGCAAAAGTTCTATGATCGTAAAGAGATTAAAGACTTACTCAGCTATTTGCGTTTAATTGCGAATAGTGCTGATGATATCAGTCTACAGCGTATTATTAACGTGCCAAAGCGTGGTATAGGACCGTCTTCAGTTGAAAAAATAGCAACCTATGCTGCAGATCATGAATTGACGATGTTTGATGCATTGGCAGAAGTCGACTTTATCGGGTTATCAAAAAAGGTAACACAAGCGGCGGCAGAATTTTATCAATTGATGTCAAACTTAATGCAAGAACAAGAATTTCTAGAGGTTTCAGAAATTGTTGATGAAGTACTCAAAAAATCAGGGTATCGTGAAATGTTAAAACGTGAACAATCAATAGAATCACGCAGCCGTTTAGAAAATATTGATGAATTTATGTCCGTACCTGTCGATTATGAAAAGAATACCCCTTTAGAGGAGCAGTCGCTAATTAATTTCTTAACGGATTTATCATTAGTAGCGGATGTCGATGAAGCGAACTTAGAAGATGGTGTGACGTTAATGACGATGCACTCAGCAAAAGGGCTAGAGTTTCCAATTGTGTTTATTATCGGTATGGAAGAATCCATTTTCCCACACATTCGCGCAATTCAAAGTGAGAATGACCACGAAATGGAAGAAGAACGACGTATTAGTTATGTGGCCATTACGCGTGCTGAAGAAGAGCTTTACTTATCACATGCGACATCACGTACGCTGTTTGGTCGTCCGCAAAGCAATGCGCGTTCTCGTTTCTTAAATGAAATTCCAGAAGAACTACTTGATTTACCAGAACGTCAACACGCCACGACGATTGGTTCGAAAAAACGACAATCGGCGAAACGTGGCTTTAGTCAACGTGTCGTGAAGAATTCAACTTCATCATCAACAGCGTCAAATTGGAAAGTCGGCGATAAGGTAATGCATAAATCATGGGGTGAAGGCATGGTTTCGAACGTTAATGATAAAAATGGCTCAATCGAATTAGATATTATTTTCAAATCTGAAGGACCTAAACGTTTACTTGCTCAATTTGCGCCTATTGAAAAGAAGGAGGATTAAAGGATGTCATCTATAGCTCAACGTGTTGAAACATTACACAAATTATTGCACCAATACAACTATGAATACCACGTTCAAGACAATCCCAGTGTGCCAGATAGTGAATACGACAAATTATTACACGAATTGATTGATATTGAGACAAAACATCCTGAACTGAAAACTTCGGATTCGCCTACTGTACGTGTAGGGGGAGAGGCGCAGTCATCGTTTGAAAAGGTCAATCATGATACCCCGATGTTAAGCTTATCTAACGCATTTAATGAAGCGGATTTAAGAAAGTTCGATCAACGTGTACGCGATGCAGTCGGTGAAGTTGAATATATGTGTGAATTGAAAATTGATGGTTTAGCCGTATCATTAAAATATGTCGACGGCAAGCTCGTTCAAGGCTTAACACGCGGTGACGGCACAACAGGTGAAGACATTACTGAAAATTTAAAGACGATTTATGCGATTCCGCTTACTTTAGACAAAAAGATTTCGTTTGAAGTACGTGGTGAAGCTTACATGCCGCGTCAATCATTTTTAAAGTTGAATGAGGCGAAAGTAGCACGTGATGAACAACCGTTTGCTAATCCGAGAAATGCTGCTGCAGGGTCGTTACGTCAACTCGATTCAAAACTTGCAGCAGCTCGAAAATTGGACATCTTTTTGTACAGTATTAATGACTTCACAGAACTTGATGCGTCATCTCAAAGTGAAGCATTAGATGAACTGGATGAACTCGGTTTTAAAACGAACCACGAGCGTGAAAAAGTGAAAACGATTGATGAAGTGCTTGAATATATTGAAAAATGGACTAAACAGCGTGAACAATTGCCTTATGATATTGATGGCATTGTTATTAAAGTGAATCATCTCGAGCACCAAGAGGAGATGGGATTTACGCAAAAATCACCAAGATGGGCGATTGCATACAAGTTTCCAGCTGAAGAAGTCATCACAGAACTGCTAGATATTGAGTTAAGTATTGGCCGTACAGGCGTGGTGACACCGACTGCGATACTCGAACCCGTACGTGTGGCAGGCACAACCGTTTCTCGAGCGTCGTTACACAATGAAGACTTAATTCATGACAAAGATATTCGTATTGGTGATAGTGTCGTCATTAAAAAAGCAGGAGACATTATTCCGGAAGTCGTGCGTGTCATTTTAGATCGTCGACCAGAAGATGCCGAGACGTATCACATGCCGACACATTGTCCAAGCTGTGATCATGAACTTGTACGGATTGAAGGCGAAGTGGCATTACGCTGTATTAACCCGAAATGTCAGGCACAGCTCGTTGAAGGTTTAATTCATTTCGTATCTCGACAAGCGATGAATATTGACGGCTTAGGTACGAAAATAATTGAACAATTGTATACGCACGCGTTGATTAAAGATGTAGCTGACATTTTCTACCTAACGAAAGAAGACTTATTGCCGTTAGAACGTATGGGTGAAAAGAAAGCACAAAAATTAATTGATGCCATTGAAACTTCCAAAGCACGCTCCCTTGAAAACTTGTTGTTTGGACTGGGCATTCGTCATTTAGGTGTGAAAGCAAGTCAAGTGTTAGCAGAAAAATACGAAACGATGGACCGCTTGCTCACTGTCACTGAAGATGAATTAGTTGAAATTTATGACGTCGGTGAAAAGTTAGCGCAATCGTTAGTGACATATTTAGAAAATGAAGACATTCGTGCACTGATTGAAAAGTTAAAATCAAAAGGTGTTAATATGACGTTTAAAGGACAAAAATTATCGCAAATTAAAGGTCATCCAGAGTTTGCGGGTAAAACGATTGTCTTAACGGGTAAACTTCAACAGATGACACGTAATGAGGCATCGAATTGGCTGAAATTACAAGGTGCAAAAGTGACAAGTAGCGTAACGAAGTCCACAGATCTTGTCATTGCAGGTGAAGATGCAGGTTCAAAATTAACAAAAGCGGAATCACTTGGTACAATGATTTGGACAGAACAAGATTTTATTGATAAGCAAAATGAAATTAATGAGTAAGGGGATAGGCGATGAAAAAGTCAATAGTACTTCTTTTAGGTTTATCACTTGTATTATCAGCTTGTGGTCCAGATGAAGATGAATCAAAGTCCTCGAAAGAAAAAACAGAAGCGCAACAACGAGACCACAATAAAGTAAAAGAAATCGCAACAGATAAAAATGTGCAAGGAACAGATTATCGAACAATCTTGCCTTTTAAAGAAAGTCAGGCACGTGGATTAATTCAAGAAAATATGGCGAATAGCTATAACGGTGAAGATTTTGAAGATGGCTTGCTCAATATTAGTAAAGAAGTGTATCCGACTGATGAGTACTTGTATCAAGATGGTCAATATTTAGATAAAGACACGATCAGAGCTTACCTGCGTCCGAAATATACGAAAAAAGAACTTGATAAAATGAGCGACAAAGAAAAAGAAAATAAAAATGCGACAGCGAACTTAGGATTAAATCCATCTGTGAATGGTGAAACAGATGAAGAAAAAATCGCTAAAAAATCTCCTGCTTATTTATCGAATATTTTAGAACAAGACTTTTACGATAATGGTGACACTAAAGGCGAAGATATTGAAGGTATGACAATCGGTTTAGCGATGAATAGCGTGTATTACTATCAAAAAGAAAAGTATGGTGAAACGTATCACGAAAAACTCGATGAAAAAGAAGTGAAAAAACAAGGACAACAAATGGCTGAAGAAATGTTATTGCGTTTACGAGAAAATGAGGATTTAAAAGACATTCCAATTACCTTTGCGATATACATTCAGTCAGCACAAGAGGACATTATTCCGGGTCATTTTGTGACTTATGCGACAGCCGAGAAAAAAGGGTCTAAACTGTCAGACTGGCATCAAATCGACCAAAAGACGGTACTGTTACCGTCAAGTGAGGCATCAGATTTGAATGAAAATCTCAATGCGAACTTCAAAGACTTTAACAGTGCATTACAATCTTACTTCTCTAACTTTACACAAGCCGTTGGTAAAGCAGAGTTTAAAAACAAAAAAGTACAACATTTAACTGTTGATTTACCTATTGATTATTATGGTAAAGCGGAGTTGATCGGGATTACGCAATATGTGACACAGCTCGCTGAAAAAGATTTTAAATCTGTGGATCAATATGAGATTCATATTAAAGATGGAAGTCAGCCACGTGCGCTTATACGTAAAACGAAAGAAGAAAAATCACCACAAGTACACATTTATCAAAACTAATGTGAATGGTGAATAAAATGAGACAAACGACCACGATACTTCGAGTGATAAGTACGCTCAAGTAAACGTGGTCGTTTTTTATGAAGCAGTCATCTAGAGAATCAAAAAAGTTATTTTTTTTAAGCGTGGAGTCTAAAAGCTTAATATCGTTTCCTCATCACAACCGAAAGTCCTTTTTATTTTTCCTGATAGCCTAATAAATAGCTTATTAACACACCTGATAGAATATATCCAAAAGGTCTGATGATTGAATCGCCTAACGCTACTTTAAAATAAAACAGAGCTATAAACAGTAGGAGACCTATGAAAAATAAAAATTTACGTTTAATATACAACATGGTATCCACCACCGGGAAATGTTTTTTACATCGTCTATTTAAATTCATTTTGATATAGAACGATACCCTATATGATGACGTAACATACATCTATGCTTGTCGATTCTATCATTAAGAAAATCCTTAAAGTCACCAGTATGTACAACATAACCCAAATAAAAAAGACCGGGAATTATCCCAGTCTCTCAGTATCATCATGTCTATGGATGACATTGAACGATAAGCAATAATTGTAAAACTTGTATCGCTTCTGTTAATTTTTTGATTTTGCGTCATTCAATTGCTTGACGACTTGATTCAAATCGTCTTCTACAAAGGCACCCGGTTTTTGTGTCATATTTGAAACAAGGACAGTAACGATTAAACTCACGATAAAGCCCGGAACAATTTCGTATAAGTTAAAGAAATCGTTCACGTCACCGTATGGATGCGCAAATACAATCCACAAAATCACGGTTAACGCACCAGCCACCATCCCGCTTATTGCACCTGTACGTGATAATCCTTTCCAATACAATGAAAGAATGACTAATGGACCAAAAGCCGCACCGAAACCTGCCCATGCATTACCGACTAAGTTTAAAATCGTGTTGTTCGGTGTCCAAGCAATGGCAATAGCAGCAACCGCTACGATCATTACAGAAATACGTCCGACTAATACAAATTCTTTCTCATGTGCAGCGGCATTGGCTTTGTCACCACGAATCAGTTTGTAAAAGTCTTCTGTTAATGAACTAGACGTGACGAGTAATTGAGAAGAAATAGTGCTCATAATCGCTGCTAAAATCGCTGCGAGCAAGAAACCACCAACTAATGGATGGAACAGCAATTGACTCATTAAAATAAATAATGTTTCTGGGTCTTGAATTTGAACGCCTTGTGCCGGAACGAACGCAATACCGAGTAGTCCGACTAACACAGCGCCTAACAATCCGACAATCATCCACGTAATCCCAATACGACGTGTAAGCGGGAATAATTTCACAGTACGAATCGACATGAAACGCACAAGAATGTGAGGTTGGCCAAAATAACCGAGTCCCCAAGCAAAGAATGAAATAATCCCAATCACAGTTGTCCCTTTAAATAAATCTAAATTAGTCGGTTTCATTTCTGCAATCGTATGGAATGTGTCTAAACCATTTAACTTTAACATCACAACAATAGGTACCATGACCATTGCCACTAACATAATTACCCCTTGAAAAAAGTCAGTGATCGAAACAGCAAGATACCCACCGAAAAACGTGTAGAGAATCACGATCGCCGCAATTAAAATTAATCCGACATGATAGTCTAGTCCGAATGCACTGTCGAATAACTTACCACCCGATACTAAACCCGCATGCGTATACAATGTAAAGAATACGACAATGATCAAGCCGGAAATAATTTTAATTAAATTCGATTGATCATCTAAACGGTTTTTAAAGAAATCTGGTAACGTAATCGCATCACCGGCAATTTCTGTATGTGCACGAAGTCTTGGTGCGACAACTAAATAGTTAATGTAAGCACCGAGTGTTAGACCAATCGTAATCCATACGGCAGATAGCCCAGTTGAATACACTTCACCAGGTAATCCCATAATCATCCAACCGCTCATATCAGAAGCACCTGCAGAGAGGGCGGTTACCCATGGGCCAATGTTACGGCCACCTAACATATACTCACTCAAGTTACTCGTTGCTTGTTTATAGCCATAGTAACCAATGCCGAGTAAGATAATGAAATAAATGGCAATCATAATATACGTTTGCCAATCGAGATTCACTTGACTGGACAAAGTAGAACCAAATAAAACCATATTGATCTCCCCTTTTGTTTTCACTTGCATAAGATTATTATACAGAATTGTATACGAAAGGAAAGATGTATTTCACAGTTTATGTGTAATTTAACCTCGTAGTTACAAGAGAAACAGCGATATATGGATAAAAAAAGTTCAAAATTAAATATCAATAATTATTCAGTTTGCTGTTGTAAATATAAATAAAAAATATAGTGAGACGTCGAGCTTGCGAAAAACAAGCATGTCGAAAAATGATAGCGTCGTCCGCGTTCGTGTCAACATTG
Above is a genomic segment from Staphylococcus delphini containing:
- a CDS encoding CamS family sex pheromone protein gives rise to the protein MKKSIVLLLGLSLVLSACGPDEDESKSSKEKTEAQQRDHNKVKEIATDKNVQGTDYRTILPFKESQARGLIQENMANSYNGEDFEDGLLNISKEVYPTDEYLYQDGQYLDKDTIRAYLRPKYTKKELDKMSDKEKENKNATANLGLNPSVNGETDEEKIAKKSPAYLSNILEQDFYDNGDTKGEDIEGMTIGLAMNSVYYYQKEKYGETYHEKLDEKEVKKQGQQMAEEMLLRLRENEDLKDIPITFAIYIQSAQEDIIPGHFVTYATAEKKGSKLSDWHQIDQKTVLLPSSEASDLNENLNANFKDFNSALQSYFSNFTQAVGKAEFKNKKVQHLTVDLPIDYYGKAELIGITQYVTQLAEKDFKSVDQYEIHIKDGSQPRALIRKTKEEKSPQVHIYQN
- a CDS encoding heptaprenylglyceryl phosphate synthase encodes the protein MYDIKEWRHIFKLDPAKEISDADLEQICMSNTDAIMIGGTDDVTEDNVIQLMSRVRRYPLPLALEISNLESTMPGFDFYFVPTVLNSTDVTYHNGLLHSALKAYGHMIDFDEMVFEGYVVLNPESKVATKTCAQTTLDESDVVAYAQMAESFYRLPVLYLEYSGQYGNPEIVRAAKQSLHHTQLFYGGGIDGLDKAMAMAQIADTIIVGNVIYEDLKAALKTTKIKERT
- the pcrA gene encoding DNA helicase PcrA — translated: MNPLVANMNKEQSEAVRTTEGPLLIMAGAGSGKTRVLTHRIAYLLDEKDVSPYNILAITFTNKAAKEMKERVQALVGEEAEVIWMSTFHSMCVRILRRDADRIGIERNFTIIDPTDQKSVIKDVLKRENIDPKKYEPKIFIGEISKLKNDLLTPAKAEAEADDFYSRMVATVYKGYQQQLVRNQALDFDDLIMTTIRLFERVPDVLDFYQNKFQYIHVDEYQDTNTAQYTLVNMLAQKFKNLCVVGDSDQSIYGWRGANIHNILSFEKDYPNARTIFLEQNYRSTKTILQAANEVIRHNTERKPKGLWTANQQGEKIHYYEAMSERDETEYVVREIFKQQKKGKRYKDMAVLYRTNAQSRVLEETFLKSTIPYVMVGGQKFYDRKEIKDLLSYLRLIANSADDISLQRIINVPKRGIGPSSVEKIATYAADHELTMFDALAEVDFIGLSKKVTQAAAEFYQLMSNLMQEQEFLEVSEIVDEVLKKSGYREMLKREQSIESRSRLENIDEFMSVPVDYEKNTPLEEQSLINFLTDLSLVADVDEANLEDGVTLMTMHSAKGLEFPIVFIIGMEESIFPHIRAIQSENDHEMEEERRISYVAITRAEEELYLSHATSRTLFGRPQSNARSRFLNEIPEELLDLPERQHATTIGSKKRQSAKRGFSQRVVKNSTSSSTASNWKVGDKVMHKSWGEGMVSNVNDKNGSIELDIIFKSEGPKRLLAQFAPIEKKED
- the putP gene encoding sodium/proline symporter PutP — its product is MVLFGSTLSSQVNLDWQTYIMIAIYFIILLGIGYYGYKQATSNLSEYMLGGRNIGPWVTALSAGASDMSGWMIMGLPGEVYSTGLSAVWITIGLTLGAYINYLVVAPRLRAHTEIAGDAITLPDFFKNRLDDQSNLIKIISGLIIVVFFTLYTHAGLVSGGKLFDSAFGLDYHVGLILIAAIVILYTFFGGYLAVSITDFFQGVIMLVAMVMVPIVVMLKLNGLDTFHTIAEMKPTNLDLFKGTTVIGIISFFAWGLGYFGQPHILVRFMSIRTVKLFPLTRRIGITWMIVGLLGAVLVGLLGIAFVPAQGVQIQDPETLFILMSQLLFHPLVGGFLLAAILAAIMSTISSQLLVTSSSLTEDFYKLIRGDKANAAAHEKEFVLVGRISVMIVAVAAIAIAWTPNNTILNLVGNAWAGFGAAFGPLVILSLYWKGLSRTGAISGMVAGALTVILWIVFAHPYGDVNDFFNLYEIVPGFIVSLIVTVLVSNMTQKPGAFVEDDLNQVVKQLNDAKSKN
- the ligA gene encoding NAD-dependent DNA ligase LigA produces the protein MSSIAQRVETLHKLLHQYNYEYHVQDNPSVPDSEYDKLLHELIDIETKHPELKTSDSPTVRVGGEAQSSFEKVNHDTPMLSLSNAFNEADLRKFDQRVRDAVGEVEYMCELKIDGLAVSLKYVDGKLVQGLTRGDGTTGEDITENLKTIYAIPLTLDKKISFEVRGEAYMPRQSFLKLNEAKVARDEQPFANPRNAAAGSLRQLDSKLAAARKLDIFLYSINDFTELDASSQSEALDELDELGFKTNHEREKVKTIDEVLEYIEKWTKQREQLPYDIDGIVIKVNHLEHQEEMGFTQKSPRWAIAYKFPAEEVITELLDIELSIGRTGVVTPTAILEPVRVAGTTVSRASLHNEDLIHDKDIRIGDSVVIKKAGDIIPEVVRVILDRRPEDAETYHMPTHCPSCDHELVRIEGEVALRCINPKCQAQLVEGLIHFVSRQAMNIDGLGTKIIEQLYTHALIKDVADIFYLTKEDLLPLERMGEKKAQKLIDAIETSKARSLENLLFGLGIRHLGVKASQVLAEKYETMDRLLTVTEDELVEIYDVGEKLAQSLVTYLENEDIRALIEKLKSKGVNMTFKGQKLSQIKGHPEFAGKTIVLTGKLQQMTRNEASNWLKLQGAKVTSSVTKSTDLVIAGEDAGSKLTKAESLGTMIWTEQDFIDKQNEINE